The following proteins are co-located in the Gossypium hirsutum isolate 1008001.06 chromosome A02, Gossypium_hirsutum_v2.1, whole genome shotgun sequence genome:
- the LOC107939996 gene encoding high mobility group B protein 3 isoform X2, translating to MKGGKSKSDAKSAKLSVNKKSITKAGKKSGKAAKDPNKPKRPASAFFVFMEEFREQYKKEHPKNKSVAAVGKAGGDKWKSLSEAEKRPYVDKAEKRKVEYEKNMKAYNKRQAEGPQEDEEESEKSVSEVNDEEEDDDEGSGDEDDE from the exons ATGAAAGGAGGTAAATCCAAGTCGGATGCCAAGAGCGCCAA GCTCTCCGTGAATAAGAAATCAATCACGAAAGCTGGAAAGAAATCGGGGAAGGCAGCTAAGGATCCAAACAAGCCAAAGAGGCCTGCTAGCGCCTTCTTCGTTTTCAT GGAGGAGTTCCGCGAGCAATACAAGAAGGAGCACCCTAAAAACAAGTCCGTTGCTGCT GTTGGCAAAGCTGGTGGAGATAAATGGAAGAGCCTTTCTGAAGCT gAAAAGCGACCTTATGTTGATAAGGCAGAGAAACGAAAGGTCGAGTATGAAAAGAACATGAAAGCCTACAATAAGAGACAG GCTGAGGGTCCCCAAGAAGATGAGGAGGAATCTGAGAAGTCTGTATCTGAGGtgaatgatgaagaagaagatgatgatgaaggCAGTGGAGAC GAAGATGATGAGTAG
- the LOC107939995 gene encoding probable protein phosphatase 2C 27 has protein sequence MAADMDISAPCQIVEDSYSKDNLSDMDNENLDNVKRVPLGKPPRHLSVMRHSMGSAKLIAEANLELDIGIIVHKSSSDEKNEFLPVLRSGSCAEIGPKQYMEDEHICIDDLIGHLGTTAEFPSPGAFYGVFDGHGGTDAAIFIRKNILKFIVEDSHFPVCVEKAIKSAFLKADYSFADASSLDISSGTTALIALIFGRTLIIANAGDCRAVLGRRGRAIEMSKDHKPNCTSERRRIEKLGGVIYDGYLNGQLSVARALGDWHMKGPKGSACPLSAEPELQETELSEEDEFLIMGCDGLWDVMSSQCAVTMARKELMLHNDPERCSRELVREALKRNTCDNLTVIVVCFSTDPPPRIEIPQFRVRRSISAEGLNFLKGVLDSN, from the exons ATGGCAGCAGATATGGATATTTCAGCTCCATGTCAAATCGTAGAAGATAGTTATAGTAAGGATAATTTATCAGACATGGACAATGAAAATTTGGATAATGTAAAACGAGTCCCCCTTGGTAAACCTCCCCGCCACCTCTCAGTTATGCGCCATTCCATGGGCTCAGCCAAGTTGATTGCCGAGGCTAATCTG GAATTGGATATTGGTATTATAGTCCACAAATCATCTTCTGATGAAAAGAACGAGTTTTTGCCGGTATTGCGATCAGGAAGTTGTGCTGAAATAGGACCCAAACAGTATATGGAGGATGAGCACATCTGCATAGATGATCTTATCGGACATTTGGGGACAACTGCCGAGTTTCCTTCTCCTGGAGCTTTCTATGGG GTTTTTGATGGTCATGGAGGAACTGATGCAGCCATATTTATCAGGAAGAATATCCTTAAATTCATAGTTGAAGACTCCCATTTTCCAGTTTGTGTGGAGAAGGCAATCAAGAGTGCTTTTCTGAAAGCTGATTATTCATTTGCAGACGCCAGCTCTCTTGATATATCCTCCGGCACCACTGCATTAATTGCACTTATTTTTGGAAG GACCTTGATAATTGCAAATGCTGGGGATTGTCGAGCTGTGTTGGGAAGGCGAGGTAGAGCAATTGAAATGTCCAAGGACCACAAACCTAACTGCACAAGTGAAAGACGAAGAATTGAGAAACTTGGGGGAGTCATTTATGATGGTTACCTGAATGGTCAACTGTCTGTGGCACGAGCACTTGGTGATTGGCACATGAAGGGGCCAAAAGGATCTGCCTGTCCTTTAAGTGCAGAGCCAGAGCTGCAAGAGACAGAGTTAAGTGAGGAGGATGAATTCTTGATAATGGGATGTGATGGGCTGTGGGATGTTATGAGTAGCCAGTGTGCAGTGACTATGGCAAGGAAGGAGCTGATGCTTCATAATGATCCTGAAAGATGTTCAAGAGAGCTTGTGAGGGAGGCACTGAAACGCAACACTTGTGATAATTTAACAGTAATTGTGGTTTGTTTCTCCACTGACCCTCCGCCTCGAATAGAAATACCACAGTTCCGTGTTCGGAGGAGCATATCAGCGGAAGGGCTGAATTTTCTAAAGGGTGTGCTGGATAGTAACTGA
- the LOC107939996 gene encoding high mobility group B protein 3 isoform X1 → MKGGKSKSDAKSAKLSVNKKSITKAGKKSGKAAKDPNKPKRPASAFFVFMEEFREQYKKEHPKNKSVAAVGKAGGDKWKSLSEAEKRPYVDKAEKRKVEYEKNMKAYNKRQAEGPQEDEEESEKSVSEVNDEEEDDDEGSGDEEDDE, encoded by the exons ATGAAAGGAGGTAAATCCAAGTCGGATGCCAAGAGCGCCAA GCTCTCCGTGAATAAGAAATCAATCACGAAAGCTGGAAAGAAATCGGGGAAGGCAGCTAAGGATCCAAACAAGCCAAAGAGGCCTGCTAGCGCCTTCTTCGTTTTCAT GGAGGAGTTCCGCGAGCAATACAAGAAGGAGCACCCTAAAAACAAGTCCGTTGCTGCT GTTGGCAAAGCTGGTGGAGATAAATGGAAGAGCCTTTCTGAAGCT gAAAAGCGACCTTATGTTGATAAGGCAGAGAAACGAAAGGTCGAGTATGAAAAGAACATGAAAGCCTACAATAAGAGACAG GCTGAGGGTCCCCAAGAAGATGAGGAGGAATCTGAGAAGTCTGTATCTGAGGtgaatgatgaagaagaagatgatgatgaaggCAGTGGAGAC GAGGAAGATGATGAGTAG